ATGTTGGCAAACCAGCGGCAAATCTCGTCATGCGAATCGAGATTGCCGATGACCCAGCCACCGCCATGCAGATAGAGCAGTGCCGGGGCTAGGGCCGAAGGCACTCCCTGCCCGTGGTAGATCCTGAGCGTCAACGGCCCTCCGGGCCCCGCGATCGTGCGCTCGACAAGCGAGGCGACCGGTTCGCGCTCGCCCTGAAATTCGGGAAATCCCTCTTCATAGGCCCGGCGCGCCTCTTCCGGCGTGCCGGCCTCGAACGGCCGCGCGGGCGCCTGCCGGCCGAGGTCGAGCACATGCCGGGCCTCGGCGTCGAGCAGGGATAAAGGGGACTTCGTCATGGAAAGCCGCTCCTGCTTACGCACGCAGGCTTGCCGCCTCGTCTTCCTGGAGAAGCCGCGGCTGATCGACCGTTCCGTTGACGGCGACCGATTCGCGGCTTTCGCCCGAGGCAAGAATGGCCTCCATGATCTCCAGCACATGAAGGGCGAGATCGCCGGACGCGCGCGGCTTTCTACCAGTCTTCAGCGCGCGCGCCAGATCGGCAACGCCGAGCATCCGGTAATTGGCGCGATCGGGCGCGGCGTAGGGCCAGTTCAGAGCGCCGTAGAGCTCGCTCTCGCTCTGGAAATCAGCCCAGTCAGCGCCACGCTCCGACAGCGAGATCGTGCCGCCGAACGTATCGGGGTCAGGCAGTCTGAGCGAACCTTCCGTGCCATGAAGCTCGATCGGATGATTGGAGTGCCTGAAGACATCCCATGACGCGCCGAAGGTCACGGTGGCGCCGGAGCGGAATTCCAGCAGCGACAGGATATTCGTCGGCGTGCCAACCTTGAAGGTGGTGTCCTTGAACGGACCTTCGGCGGTGATCAGCCGCTCCTCCTGGCCGCGCGTCGCCATCGCCATGACGCGGGCCACCGGCCCAAGCAGGTTGACGAGCATCGTCAGATAGTAAGGGCCCATGTCGAAGACCGGCCCGCCGCCAGGCTGGTAATAGAATTGCGGATTGGGATGCCAATGTTCCATGCCGCGCCCCATCATGAAGGCGGTGCCGGTGACAGCCCGACCGATGGCGCCCTCCTCCATAAGCCGGCGCGCGCGCCGGCCGGCGGCACCAAGGAATGTGTCCGGGGCCGAACCCAGCAGCAGACCGCGCTCAGCGGCCTCGGCGACAAGGCGGCGTCCGTCGCTGGCTGATGTCGCCAGCGGCTTTTCGGTGAAAACGTGTTTTCCGGCGGAAAGCGCTGAAACCGAAACGTCGAAATGCGCCGACGGTATGGTGAGGTTGAGGACGAGGTCGATCTCGGGATCAGCCAGAAGCGCATCCACGCTGACGGCACGGATGCCATATTCGCTGGCGCGCAGGGCTGCCAGTTCCGTGGAAATGTCGGCGCATGCCCGCAATTCCACACCGGCGAAGAGCGCCGCATTGCGCAGATAGGTCATAGATATGTTGCCGCAGCCGATGACGCCGATGCCGAGCTTGTCCTTTGAATTCGCGGGCATTTCTATTCTACC
The nucleotide sequence above comes from Mesorhizobium shangrilense. Encoded proteins:
- a CDS encoding Gfo/Idh/MocA family protein, with product MPANSKDKLGIGVIGCGNISMTYLRNAALFAGVELRACADISTELAALRASEYGIRAVSVDALLADPEIDLVLNLTIPSAHFDVSVSALSAGKHVFTEKPLATSASDGRRLVAEAAERGLLLGSAPDTFLGAAGRRARRLMEEGAIGRAVTGTAFMMGRGMEHWHPNPQFYYQPGGGPVFDMGPYYLTMLVNLLGPVARVMAMATRGQEERLITAEGPFKDTTFKVGTPTNILSLLEFRSGATVTFGASWDVFRHSNHPIELHGTEGSLRLPDPDTFGGTISLSERGADWADFQSESELYGALNWPYAAPDRANYRMLGVADLARALKTGRKPRASGDLALHVLEIMEAILASGESRESVAVNGTVDQPRLLQEDEAASLRA